The Ascochyta rabiei chromosome 15, complete sequence genome window below encodes:
- a CDS encoding Formate dehydrogenase, which translates to MGKVLLVLYDGGVHAQQEPRLLGTTENELGLRKWIEEQGHELVTTSNKEGENSEFDKHLVDAEVIITTPFHPGYLTAERLAKAKNLKLAVTAGIGSDHVDLDAANKTNGGITVAEVTGSNVVSVAEHVVMTILTLVRNFVPAHEQIARGDWNVAEVAKNEYDLENKVVGTVAVGRIGERVLRRLKPFDCKELLYFDYQPLRPEVEKEIGCRRVENLEEMLAQCDVVTINCPLHEKTRGLFNKDLISKMKKGSWLINTARGAIVVKEDVADALKSGHLRGYGGDVWFPQPAPKDHPLRYAQNPWGGGNAMVPHMSGTSIDAQERYAAGTKAILDSYWSGREDYRPEDLIVHKGDYATKAYGQRSNAERTTAPK; encoded by the exons ATG GGCAAGGTTCTTCTCGTTCTCTACGAT GGTGGTGTCCACGCTCAGCAGGAGCCTCGTCTTCTCGGTACCACTGAGAACGAGCTCGGTCTGAGGAAGTGGATTGAGGAGCAGGGTCACGAGCTCGTCACCACCTCCAACAAGGAGGGCGAGAACTCCGAGTTCGACAAGCACCTTGTTGACGCCGAAGTCATCATTACCACACC TTTCCACCCCGGCTACCTCACAGCAGAGCGCCTTGCTAAGGCCAAGAACCTGAAGCTTGCCGTCACTGCTGGTATCGGTTCCGACCACGTCGACCTCGATGCTGCCAACAAGACCAACGGCGGTATCACCGTCGCCGAGGTCACTGGATCCAACGTAGTCTCCGTCGCAGAGCACGTCGTCATGACCATCCTCACTCTCGTCCGCAACTTTGTCCCTGCCCACGAGCAGATTGCCCGCGGTGACTGGAACGTCGCCGAGGTTGCCAAGAACGAGTACGACCTCGAGAACAAGGTCGTTGGTACCGTCGCTGTTGGCCGCATTGGTGAGCGCGTCCTCCGCCGTCTCAAGCCCTTCGACTGCAAGGAACTTCTGTACTTCGACTACCAGCCTCTGCGCCCCGAGGTGGAGAAGGAGATTGGCTGCCGTCGCGTCGAAAACCTCGAGGAGATGCTCGCGCAGTGCGATGTTGTCACCATCAACTGCCCCCTGCACGAGAAGACCCGCGGCCTCTTCAACAAGGATCTGATCTCCAAGATGAAGAAGGGCTCATGGCTCATCAACACCGCCCGTGGCGCCATTGTCGTCAAGGAGGACGTCGCCGACGCGCTCAAGAGCGGCCACCTCCGCGGATACGGTGGTGATGTCTGGTTCCCCCAGCCTGCGCCCAAGGACCACCCCCTCCGTTACGCCCAGAACCCCTGGGGCGGAGGCAACGCCATGGTTCCCCACATGTCCGGTACCTCGATCGATGCGCAGGAGCGCTACGCCGCAGGTACCAAGGCCATCCTCGACTCGTACTGGTCGGGCCGTGAGGATTATCGGCCGGAGGACTTGATCGTTCACAAGGGTGATTACGCCACCAAGGCGTACGGGCAGCGCTCCAACGCCGAGCGCACCACGGCTCCCAAATAA
- a CDS encoding Formate dehydrogenase: MVFLRSASRLARPASSLFTARAGPRLTSGAAFLRQPNQFRTLTATASQQGKVLLVLYDGGVHAQQEPRLLGTTENELGLRKWIEEQGHELVTTSNKEGENSEFDKHLVDAEVIITTPFHPGYLTAERLAKAKNLKLAVTAGIGSDHVDLDAANKTNGGITVAEVTGSNVVSVAEHVVMTILTLVRNFVPAHEQIARGDWNVAEVAKNEYDLENKVVGTVAVGRIGERVLRRLKPFDCKELLYFDYQPLRPEVEKEIGCRRVENLEEMLAQCDVVTINCPLHEKTRGLFNKDLISKMKKGSWLINTARGAIVVKEDVADALKSGHLRGYGGDVWFPQPAPKDHPLRYAQNPWGGGNAMVPHMSGTSIDAQERYAAGTKAILDSYWSGREDYRPEDLIVHKGDYATKAYGQRSNAERTTAPK, encoded by the exons ATGGTATTTCTCCGCTCAGCTTCTCGTCTTGCACGTCCCGCGTCGTCGCTCTTCACAGCTCGTGCTGGCCCACGACTGACGTCGGGCGCTGCCTTCCTACGACAACCGAATCAGTTCAGAACGCTAACAGCAACCGCTTCGCAACAGGGCAAGGTTCTTCTCGTTCTCTACGAT GGTGGTGTCCACGCTCAGCAGGAGCCTCGTCTTCTCGGTACCACTGAGAACGAGCTCGGTCTGAGGAAGTGGATTGAGGAGCAGGGTCACGAGCTCGTCACCACCTCCAACAAGGAGGGCGAGAACTCCGAGTTCGACAAGCACCTTGTTGACGCCGAAGTCATCATTACCACACC TTTCCACCCCGGCTACCTCACAGCAGAGCGCCTTGCTAAGGCCAAGAACCTGAAGCTTGCCGTCACTGCTGGTATCGGTTCCGACCACGTCGACCTCGATGCTGCCAACAAGACCAACGGCGGTATCACCGTCGCCGAGGTCACTGGATCCAACGTAGTCTCCGTCGCAGAGCACGTCGTCATGACCATCCTCACTCTCGTCCGCAACTTTGTCCCTGCCCACGAGCAGATTGCCCGCGGTGACTGGAACGTCGCCGAGGTTGCCAAGAACGAGTACGACCTCGAGAACAAGGTCGTTGGTACCGTCGCTGTTGGCCGCATTGGTGAGCGCGTCCTCCGCCGTCTCAAGCCCTTCGACTGCAAGGAACTTCTGTACTTCGACTACCAGCCTCTGCGCCCCGAGGTGGAGAAGGAGATTGGCTGCCGTCGCGTCGAAAACCTCGAGGAGATGCTCGCGCAGTGCGATGTTGTCACCATCAACTGCCCCCTGCACGAGAAGACCCGCGGCCTCTTCAACAAGGATCTGATCTCCAAGATGAAGAAGGGCTCATGGCTCATCAACACCGCCCGTGGCGCCATTGTCGTCAAGGAGGACGTCGCCGACGCGCTCAAGAGCGGCCACCTCCGCGGATACGGTGGTGATGTCTGGTTCCCCCAGCCTGCGCCCAAGGACCACCCCCTCCGTTACGCCCAGAACCCCTGGGGCGGAGGCAACGCCATGGTTCCCCACATGTCCGGTACCTCGATCGATGCGCAGGAGCGCTACGCCGCAGGTACCAAGGCCATCCTCGACTCGTACTGGTCGGGCCGTGAGGATTATCGGCCGGAGGACTTGATCGTTCACAAGGGTGATTACGCCACCAAGGCGTACGGGCAGCGCTCCAACGCCGAGCGCACCACGGCTCCCAAATAA